AATCAGGGAATGAACACAGCCGCTGCGAATGCAGCTTCACAAATTCTCAATCAAGTTGTCGACAATGTGAATCATAATGTTCGGACGCAGGTTTTAGAAGGATTTGAAAAACAAGGAGGCACAGTCACAACGACTCAGGCTTCTGCCTTGGTGACCCCGATCACCAAAAAGGTCGTTAACGTAAATGAGATCGGCACTCACAGCGCGAACGGCAATGCTCCCGTCTCGTTATTTCAGCCAATATGGATGGGCAGCATTATTGGCTCCGTCATTTTATTTCTCGTTATTAATCGATTGGTCTTTACCAACCGAATCGAAACATTAGCTGCGAAACTGACACAAGTACTTGTTGGGGGAGTATTGGCCCTTCTTGTCGGATTTGGTGCGACGTGGATTTCTGATAACTGGATTGGCATCGATATCCCTCGATTTACAGATACAGCCTTGTTTCTTTCGATCACGTATTTTAGCTTTTTCTTAATGATTTCGGCGATTCTTTCATGGATTGGCTTGAGAGGAATTCCGATTTTTATTCTTACCCTTTTCTTTGGCGCACCGCTATTGGCTATGGCTCCGGAGTTTATGTCTGATTTTTACCGTGAGTGGATCTACTCCTGGCTGCCGATGCGCTTTATGGTCGAAGGGCTTCGTGAATTATTTTTCTTCGATCAAGGTTTGAGGTTGAACGCTCCGACGACGATTCTGCTCGAAATCGGTTTTGTCAGCCTTCTCGTGCTGCTGGCCTCTGCGCTGAAACCAATTCTCAGAACAGTACCTGAAAAAGAGACAGTCGTGCAAACTCAATTAGATGCATAGAAGACAGAAAAGCGCCTTAAAAGGGGCGCTTTTTTTATTTGTCGGAAAGATTTAAAGCGGTGTTCTGGACTTGGAAATGGAGCAATTAAAATGATTTAATTTTAAGAAAATAGTTATATTTACAAAATTTAATTAATACGATACATTTTCATTAGTATTAAACTAATTAAGAAGAGTGAGCGTGAAGAATGATTAAAACAGCTATTTTTGATTTTGATGGAACTATCGTTGAGTCAGCACAACTAGTATTTGACCTTTTTAATAGCTTTGCAGATAAATACAAGTACACAAGAATGCCCCAAGATCAAAGCGATTACATACGTACGATTACTTTTAAAGAGCGTTTTAAAAAGTTTAATGTTCCTCTTGTAAAAATTCCAATGTTAACAATCGATATTGTCAAAAAATATAAAGAAGCTATTCCTTATCTTGAACCAGTTGAAGATATTCAGTCTGTTTTGCAGACATTAAAGGAATCAGGATTTAAATTAATACTTCTTTCTGCAAATTCTAAAGAAAACATTGAGCAATTTTTACAATTAAATCAAATGGAATATTTTGATGAGATCCTCACGTCCCATCGTTTTTTCGGTAGACATTTAACTCTCAACAATTACATTAAAAAAGAAAAAGTTGCAAGGGAGAATGTTATTTTTATTGGGGATGAGCACCGTGACATTATTGCTTGTAGAAAAAGTAACATTAAAATCATCTCAGTAACGTGGGGGTATGATTTTGAGGAGCTTTTGTCCCAAGCAAATCCTGATTTTATAGTCAGCAAGCCAGTGGAAATTATAGATGCTATTCAAGAGGCTAATAGATAGATAGTTACTGTATTCCTTATTTTAGAAAAAAAGCGCCTTTTTTAGAAAGGGGCGCTTTATCGGTAGAGTTGGGGCGGGGCAAAACATATTTACCTAAAGAGGCCCAACAGTATTAGTCTTTAACGTTAATATGATTTTTTCCGTCTTCCCCTTCCATTTCACAGTCGTCTCGATTTCCTCGTTTTCAGGAGTCGTTCTTTCGCTCAGTCCCTCACTGTCTTCAAAAACTCCTTCCTTATTTAATTCGGCTCCTCCCCTGGCAAATCCATACCCAATGCTCTCAGCTTTATATTCAAATGGACCGATAGAATTAATCTCCTCCTCACCTTTATAGCGAAGCACGATGTTCGCATCTTCCATTTCGTTATGTTGAAAAAGAAAGAATTCAGCTGTCCAATTTTCACTCTCACCGCTAAACGTCATATTTTTGGAACACGCAGACAAACATAATACCACGAGGATCATAAGAAATAGTGCCTTTCCTTTTTTCATAGACAAAGGAATACGCCCTCCTTTCTTTCTATCATACAACAATATTCTCAATTTTCGGTAAATATCAATGTTTCAATAAAGGTTTCTCATCATAGCTCCGGGGGAAACACCAGTACTAACAAATAAAAACAGGAGCGTGATACGGTGAATACCTTGCTGTTTATACAGACTGGCTATGGCATAGATTTGCATGGAAAAGATGTAACGAAGGCTTCAATCCGGGCAGTGGAAAATGCTGTTCTTTCAAATTCGATTCCGGGTATTAAAGAGGTTCTTCCCGATAAAGATCTTGACAGGCTCAAGGTGAATATTAAGCTTGCCGTTCCCGGAGATAAAGATCAGGTCGATGTTGAAAAAGTGAAAACGGTGCTGCCGTTTGGTTCTGTTTCCGTTGAAGTGAGAGAAGGCGGTATGGCGACGCGAAGCGCAAATGAATCAGAAGAAACGAATACAGATCATATGTACATCGTCAATGCGGCTGTGGAAACCGGCTATTAAAAACTCCAAAGGATTTTCCCCTTTGGAGTTCTTTTTCTTAGTCAAAGCAATAATGAATTTTTTGATAGGCTTTGCGGAACTCAATGACTTCCTTTCGAACCTGTTCCGTCTGCTTCCGGTCTTCGAGGACGTCGATCATAAAGTCTGCAACAGTTTCCATGTCGTTTTCCTTCATTCCGAGCCTTGTGACTTCAGTTGTCCCGATCCGTAAGCCGCTTGGGTAATCCCAATCCTCAGGCTTATCGCTTGGAATGAGATTTTTATTCGTAATAATGTTTGCATCACCTAATTTCTTAGCGATATCGAGTCCGTTCCCAAATGAGCGTACATCAGCTATGACCTGATGGGTTTTCGTAAATCCCTTATGAGCGCCGAGCATCGTTACTCCTCTGTCATGAAGCGCTTTTCCTAACGCCTTTGAATTCTTCACAATTTGCGCCATATATTCCTCACCAAATGCCAAAAATTCAGCGGCAGCTGCCGCTAACGCAGCTACACGGTTCACCTGATGGGTCGCTGCAAGCGCCGGGAAAATCGCATCCGTAATCGGCTTGTTGATTTCAGGATCATTCCAGAGGATAATTCCGCTTTGCGGTCCGCTGAAGGTCTTCCCAGACGAACCCGTCATCACACAAGCACCTTCAGACAGCGGATCCTGAAATTGGCCGCCGCCGATTAATCCGAGCTGGTGTGCTCCGTCAAAGAAAATCTTTCCTCCCCATTCCTGAACAATCTGTGTCATTTCTTTTAATGGAAACGGGAATAGGGTCATGGATGCTCCAAGGGCAACTAATCGAGGCTTGATCTCTCTCGCTTTTTTTGCAAACGCATCAAGATCAACCGTCAACTCCTGCGGATCCATAGGAACATCGTATATATTCAATCCCCTGATTCCGGCGGGCCCGTCGTAACGATTGCTGGAATGGCCTCCGGTTGGCTGCGGAATCGTCATGATGTTATCTCCCGGCTTCGTCAGTGCTGCATAAACGGTAAGGTTCCCCAGCATGCTCGCAACCAGCCGATGATCTGCGTAATTAGACTTAAACACCTTCTTTAACAGCTCTACACAAAGAGCTTCGATTTCATCAATATGGGTCGTACCTGCAAACCATCTTTGCGTCGGGCCGATGTGTCCTTCTGCTGCTCTCGTTCCGACCTCTGACGCCAAAAGCTTTCTGACCGTCGGGCTCGTTGGCGCTTCAGGAGCCAATAAATTCAGGCATTCTTCTCCTCTCCATATCGCATTTCGTTCAACAGCATCAATGACTTCCTTTTGCATCAATTTAGGTGACGAACATTTTTCAATGATGGCTCTCGCCTTACTCAGAACCTCAGGATCATGGACCTCATGCGCGTCTTTCTGATAGGTGGGTGTACTCATATTTTTCAACTCTCCCTTCTTTTATAAAAACCAAAAACCAATATATCAATTTTAACAAAGAAAAAAAGCAATATCTGCTCTACTTATTTTTATCATGAAAATATGGAAATACCACTAATCTGTTAGATTATTTAACAGACTGCCCTTCTATCTCGGGGGCAGTCTGAATCATGGCTCTGTGAGCAACTGGGATAGACTCATCCAATTTTCTTCAATAAGCTGCGGGAGATTCTTTTTATCGGCTTGTTTGATGAGGTGAATGATTTGGCGGTGTTCATTGACAGAGGATGTCCCTTTCATCGAGCTGAATTTTAAAAGCTCAAGCCGGTGAATTTTCGGCATCAGTCGTTCAAGGGCAACGCCGATTTCGGGATTGTTGGATGCTTTTAAAATGATCTCATGAAACCTTCTATCCTCATTTACAGCTTTCATCCCGTCTCCATCATTAATTGCTCGTTCAAATTCTTTATTTATTTCTTCCATTTCTTTCGCATGAGAATCGTCCAAAAATGGAAGTGCCTGCTTGGCTGCTAAGGAATGCAAGGTCGCCACAACCGTAAACGCGTGTTTCGCCTCCTGTTCATTTACTAAGGTCACTCTTGTCACAGCTCCCGGGGATGATTCAATCAGGCTCTCATCCTCCAGCCTTTTAAGAGCTTCTCTGACCGGAGTTCTGCTCACTCCGAATTGCTCAGCCAGGTTCTTGTCATTAATTCGCTCCCCCGGCTTTAATTCAAGATTGATAATGGCCAATCGCAGCTTTTGATACACTTGATCCCGAAGAGAAATTCGACTAATTTGATTGATATTTTTCATAAAATCAATATATCACATCCAATGAAGGAGAGAGTATTAATTTTCTTGGAAAAGTCTTTATTGACAATGCTATTGTCCTTATGGTAACTTTCATTTATTGATTAATAAATAAAAGAAAGGATAGTTTATGAGCAGTAAAGAGGAAATCGCCCGCAATCGCAAAGAGCAGGTCCTGAATGCAGCCGCAGAGCTTTTTGCCGAGAAAGGGTATTATAAAACCACCACAGCTGATGTAGCCCGATTGGTTGGGGTGACACAGCCTTACGTATTCCATTTTTTTAAAACGAAAGAAGAACTGTATTTGGCTGTTTTACAGAGAGCAAACGAAAAAGTCATGCATGCTTTTTCCAGCGTAGATGCACCGTCATATCAACTGGAAGACAAGATGGGCAAAGCATTCACAGAGCTTTTGACCGATTCTCGTAACGAAATTTTGTTGGTCATGA
This window of the Bacillus gobiensis genome carries:
- a CDS encoding YhgE/Pip domain-containing protein; the protein is MKLLKQRLVLLSPVIILAVVLIFSLTMIPSINPTPTNLPIAVVTEDAGVTLPNQQKLNMGDTIVENIQNANEEDAVHWIEVNSEEEVRDGLNHQDYYAALVIPENFSQKQASLQTQKPSAPEVQILVNQGMNTAAANAASQILNQVVDNVNHNVRTQVLEGFEKQGGTVTTTQASALVTPITKKVVNVNEIGTHSANGNAPVSLFQPIWMGSIIGSVILFLVINRLVFTNRIETLAAKLTQVLVGGVLALLVGFGATWISDNWIGIDIPRFTDTALFLSITYFSFFLMISAILSWIGLRGIPIFILTLFFGAPLLAMAPEFMSDFYREWIYSWLPMRFMVEGLRELFFFDQGLRLNAPTTILLEIGFVSLLVLLASALKPILRTVPEKETVVQTQLDA
- a CDS encoding HAD hydrolase-like protein, whose amino-acid sequence is MIKTAIFDFDGTIVESAQLVFDLFNSFADKYKYTRMPQDQSDYIRTITFKERFKKFNVPLVKIPMLTIDIVKKYKEAIPYLEPVEDIQSVLQTLKESGFKLILLSANSKENIEQFLQLNQMEYFDEILTSHRFFGRHLTLNNYIKKEKVARENVIFIGDEHRDIIACRKSNIKIISVTWGYDFEELLSQANPDFIVSKPVEIIDAIQEANR
- a CDS encoding GntR family transcriptional regulator, coding for MKNINQISRISLRDQVYQKLRLAIINLELKPGERINDKNLAEQFGVSRTPVREALKRLEDESLIESSPGAVTRVTLVNEQEAKHAFTVVATLHSLAAKQALPFLDDSHAKEMEEINKEFERAINDGDGMKAVNEDRRFHEIILKASNNPEIGVALERLMPKIHRLELLKFSSMKGTSSVNEHRQIIHLIKQADKKNLPQLIEENWMSLSQLLTEP
- a CDS encoding TetR/AcrR family transcriptional regulator, producing the protein MSSKEEIARNRKEQVLNAAAELFAEKGYYKTTTADVARLVGVTQPYVFHFFKTKEELYLAVLQRANEKVMHAFSSVDAPSYQLEDKMGKAFTELLTDSRNEILLVMMAFTIPETAIREYVKAEFDSVFERVKDRFADAGLDDPETKASGFIGTGLLISMAEVLDMPKLIPWDDDSEK
- a CDS encoding serine hydroxymethyltransferase; amino-acid sequence: MSTPTYQKDAHEVHDPEVLSKARAIIEKCSSPKLMQKEVIDAVERNAIWRGEECLNLLAPEAPTSPTVRKLLASEVGTRAAEGHIGPTQRWFAGTTHIDEIEALCVELLKKVFKSNYADHRLVASMLGNLTVYAALTKPGDNIMTIPQPTGGHSSNRYDGPAGIRGLNIYDVPMDPQELTVDLDAFAKKAREIKPRLVALGASMTLFPFPLKEMTQIVQEWGGKIFFDGAHQLGLIGGGQFQDPLSEGACVMTGSSGKTFSGPQSGIILWNDPEINKPITDAIFPALAATHQVNRVAALAAAAAEFLAFGEEYMAQIVKNSKALGKALHDRGVTMLGAHKGFTKTHQVIADVRSFGNGLDIAKKLGDANIITNKNLIPSDKPEDWDYPSGLRIGTTEVTRLGMKENDMETVADFMIDVLEDRKQTEQVRKEVIEFRKAYQKIHYCFD
- a CDS encoding Lin0512 family protein, with the protein product MNTLLFIQTGYGIDLHGKDVTKASIRAVENAVLSNSIPGIKEVLPDKDLDRLKVNIKLAVPGDKDQVDVEKVKTVLPFGSVSVEVREGGMATRSANESEETNTDHMYIVNAAVETGY